The DNA window ggtgaaaccccatctctactaaaaatacaaaaactagtcgggcgtggtggtgcgtgcctgtagtcccagctactcgggaggctgaggcagaattgcttgaacccgggaggcagaaattgtagtgagccgagaccgcgccattgcactccagcctgggcaacagagcaaggctccatctcaaaaaaaaaaaaaaaaaaaaaaaaatcactcaaataTTTCAAACAATGCCACTGTATTTGGAGTCTTGGAGCCAAGTGCTAAAGTATTTTGTGTTCATGAAACAGATCGGTTTCGTAGGACCTTCAACACAACAAGCTCCTGATGCTGGGGTTAGAATCATTGCTGTGGTTTCAATGTTCCCACCAAAacccatgttgaaatttaattgccaataGAACAGTTATTGGGAGGTGGGGTGCTTTTTTTATTGgagattctgtcacccaggctggagtacagtggcatgatcacagctcactacagccctgGTTTCCTGGGCACCAGTGACTGTccttccccctgcctcagcctcctaagtagctgggactacaggtgtgtgccatcatgcctggctagtttttgtattgtttgtagagacaggagttgtgccatgttgcccaggttggtctcaaggattcactcgcctcagtctccttaagtgctgggattacaggtgtgagccactacggcTGGCCGAGGTGGAGCTTTTAAAGGTATTAGGTCCTGggcctctgccctcatgaatgaagtGGGTTCTCAAGAGTATAGGTTTGGCCCCCATTTGCTGTCCAGCCCTtccaccatgttatgatgcagcaagaaggccctcaccagatgccagtgccatgcctTTCGACTTCTGTGAGCCAAATGAATCTCTATCAATtattcagtctgtggtattctaaAACAGTCCCTTCCTAGTTTTAGGGCAGTTACCACTGGCTCCGCCTCTCACCAGCCCTCCTCCACACCTGACCTGGTTCTATGCTCTTTCCCAACCTGGGCTCTAACCTAATTCACTGCTTGTACCTTTATCTACAAAATAGGCTGGTAGCAAACTTAGTAGTCTTGTGTTACTCAATGACAGGGATGTgttttgagaaatgcatcattaggcgaTTTTGTGTTTTCTATGAACATCATCGTGTACTTATGCAACCTGGATGGCACAGCCTACTACATGCCTAGGTTATATGACATAGCCTGTTACTCCTAggccacaaacctgtacagcatgttactgtactgaaatTATAGGCCAGGGGTGTCCTATCTTTtcacttccctgggccacactggaagaactCTCTTGGGCCACAAATGAAATACAGCAACAATAGCtgatgaggttaaaaaaaaatagtcgcCAAAATAAACCTCATGTTTTAGCAAAATGTATTagtttgtgttgggccacattcaaagccgtccACACAAGCCTGCTGTAGGCCATTGTAATACAATGTTAATTATCTGTGTATTTGAACACACAAAAGGTAccgtaaaaatacagtattataatcttaacTGTAGCACGACTGTGAGGCTCATTGAATGACGCATCCTTAGGCAGTGCGTGACTGCATTCAGACATGTGTGGTGGGAGAACTTTGCCTTTTTAACTAAACTAACGGACCCAGGAACAGAACTTGGGTCTTTTAGTTGCCATTCATTGTCCTTCATGAGGGATGGCCTCCCAACACCTAACTTCAGCTCTCCAAATACTTCATTAAACCTTCTAATACTACAAACTCACTACCCAGAGTACACACATTGCTAGCGATTTGTGGACCTTAACCCACAGCATGACTGTCCTTTTTATAGCCCTTGCATTTACTCTCCACACTGCACCTCTAAACCAAGGCTGTTACTACTGAGGGGGCTCCTAGATTTCCAAGCAACCCACTCTCTAGGACACTGATTAACAAGACAGCATGACTCTGGCTGCTTGCAAAAACAGTtgactggctgggcgtggtggctcatgcctgtaatcccagcactttgggaggccaagggaggcagatcacttgaggccaggtgtctgagtccagcctggccaccatggctaaactgtctctactaaaaatacaaaaattagctgggcatgctgcctgtaatcccagctattacggaggctgaggcacgagaattccttgaacctgagaggcggaagttgtagtgagctgagattgtgccactgcactctaacctgggcaacaagggcaaacctccgtctcaaaaaacaaacgaacaaaaataCAGTTGACCACAGAGGGACAAGCTCATCAAGTTTTTCTTGGCCAAGTTCAGGCCCCTGTTGAGAAGCTGTGGGTGTGGACCAATCCTCCACTGGCCATTTCTATGGCTCCTTTATATGCACAAGATCGATTATATGTAAATAATCTGCAAGTCAGGTATTTCTGAaaacaagttttatttaaataagggTTTAAATACATTACACATAACATTAAaactgaagggggaaaaaaaccaaaaaccagttTGTTACTTCACATGGCATTGGGCAGCTGCTGCTACTAAGTTGCAAGCTCTACAGCTAGCTACATGACTGATGGATCAGTTTGAGATTTGTTCCCTTGTCAAAAGTTTAACTCTGGTAGAAGGTTGGCCTCACATTCTGATGTTTGGACATCCCTTAGCTAGGATATGTCTGGTCAAACAGACCTTTGTGGCAAGCCAGATGTCCTATCACCTTGCTAGCGATAAGAGGGCCTCTCTGAGCTCTGTCCACCTGGTCAGGTTGGAGACACCAGGGGATCTACCACCAAAAGCTCCCTTCCAGTAGTACAGCTGGTGCTGCTGCCTTACCCCATCCTCTCCTCTCAGATTCACCGAGGACTGTTCAGGTGGTAACATTCTGTTAGGGCAAGGAACTCTGCAGAGGGAGAGCCGAGGAGGTTCCGGCCATAGTTGTTTGTGATCTTAGGGCTCTGGGCTTGGCTGAAACATGCCGGTATTGCTTGGTTTCAGGCTTGACACTGCCAGGCGCCTACTGCTTGACCTCTGTTTAAATGAGGGACTTCAAGACTAGACAGCATGGCTCTTTTCAGTTTATTGCATGAAGGAGTTACACTAGTCCAAGTTAAAAGCGGACCCCAAATGGTTACATTATACAAGCTGTGAGGTTTTTAAACTTGTGACAAGGGACAGAAGGGAAATTCTACTCATTGCAAGGAAATCCTCACTTAAGCTTCAGTGAGCCACAAGCACTTAAAACCCATGAACCTTCAGCTGATCGTCCTTAGCCAGTCCAATCTGAAAAGACAAAAGGGCAAAGTTTTAAACGGGGGACAGGGAGAGTTAAAGCCTCCATTTCTAATGTCATCAACCCTGTCTCCCTGCTACTACACTGCCCAAGAGCCAGGGGTGCACAGTGGTTCAACGGACCGTCCTCAGTTAAGAGCTACCTTTTTTGAACACTCAGTGCCTTCCAAGATTCTGAATTAGTGGGAGAATGAGACTCATCAGGTATCTGAAACCTCTTCAATTGTATCAAGAGCCGATAATGTAACAGTATTTTAGTATTAATACtcaagaaattcatttttaaaaactcatgtcCTTACAAATACAGGAACAACCCAGCATTTGGCTTATTTTACAATGCATCTATGTGCTATtcaaatttgcatctgtaaagcaGATCCACAGAAACAGTTAACCAAAGGTagacaagtcccttctgcttTTTTCTATAAAACAGAAGTCAACGTAATTTAAAATCCAACTGAGGTTTTGCTCAGCCTTACAAAGCCAACTTTTATGTCCCCAGCAGAAGCTAATACACAGGATCTGAGATCTGCCAGCAGAGGGGCACAAATCAAGAAGTGACTGAACTCACCTCTACGAGGAACTGGCATATGTTCTTGCGTTGGTCACCCTGTAGCTGAATTACTTCTCCATATTCTGGATGCTCAATTACAGTACCATTGCAGGCAAACTTCTGCAAGCACAAAGGAAACAAACCAAATTAGGCCTAGCAAGAGCATGAACGCATTTGTCACCCCTTCTGCTAACAATAAATACAACACAGCTAGCACCCCCTTGCAGACAAATTGATTAGGACTTTCCCGCAATCTCACTAAAGACCTACCTTCTTAAACGCCTTCACTAGTTTCTTTTTATCGTAATCATCAGCGATCCCTTGGACAGTAGTAAGGGTCTTCCTGCCGTTTCTCTGTTGAATTCTTATATGGATATAATCCTCAGTGCCAGCAGGAAGCAGGTCATCACCCTTACTTGCATCAGCAAAGGGGTCTGAAAATAAAGGTTAAGCTCGTTCAGagctgtcaaagatcagataccACTGCCATGTCCCCGGCTCCCAGGTGTTTTGCGCGTGCAGAAAACAACACTGAAATCGTCAGGACTTGGGCCAGGCCGTATGTGTCCTTTGCTGGCTCTCCCCGAGCACGCCAGTCCGGGACGCCCGGCTTCCCCAGACTCGGAGAACGCCCGGGCCTCCTGCCCTCCCTGGGAAGCCGATCACGTGTCGGGGGAGTCCGAGCTGGCAGGCGGTGCCCCACCCGGCTGATGCAACCCGCCGGAACCCGAGCTCCCGAGGCGGGGCTAAGCCTACCACCCCCATTGGTGCGCAAGCCTGCCACTTAGGGCTGGCACCGCCTTTCCCTCCGACTCCGTGACAACGGGTGGTGACGTAACGGACGTGACGCAAGGGTGACGGGAGGGGCGGGTGTGGCCCGAGGAGGTCCGGGAGCCATTAGTAAATGCGCCACCGAGACGCCGAGCCCGCCCAAGGGCTGACCTCCCGCCTGCTCCTTCCGGTCGCGCTCAGGGTCCGACCCCGGGGCCCAGGACTTGATCCCGCTGCCCTGCGACCCTGGACAAGTTTCCCCTGCCAGAGCTTACGAAGGCCCGGAGCGCTTGGCAGCTTCCCGAAACACGTCTCCGGGCCCGGAAGGCCCCGCTGCCCCACCCGAGCCCGCGACCTTTCCCATAGCTTACCGAAAGAGTGGAGGTTCTGGATAGCGGACATACGATACGATTCCTTTTCCTCGGTGGAAACGGCCTGCggaaggcggcggcggcggcggcgggagaAGGCGGGCAGGGGGGACGGAACGTCGGGAAGCGAGGGGGCTCGAGGGGGAGGCTGCTGAGTCCTCGGCGGCGGCTCAGTGACTGGGACAGAGGGGCGGTGCCTGTGTTCACTTATATAGCCGCGCCTGTGACGCCAGCGTGCTGCCCTCACGTCCCAACCCCACCCACGGCGTCGTGCCCCAAGCACCCAGGCGGCGCAACTTCCAATTGGTTTGGGGGCGGGGACATAGGATGGCGCTTGCGCAGAAAGTCTGCGGTAGGAGGGCGTCCTCTTGACTCTAGGAGAGctgggagggggagggaaagcTTGGTCTGGCTCGGCGCCTGCGCAGTGCGGTTGGACGGTGTCCGCAAGCCGAGAAAACCGGCCGAGGTTTCGAGCTCGCCTACGCACTGTGTCGTTTGGTACGTTCCACCTTCTTGACCCTGTTGCATCCCTGCCTGCTCGAAAAGGGGTGTTTCATAGGGTAGATGAACACTCCTTAGAGAGGACGTAGATGCTGAGCCTCCCAAACACGACAAATCCCCGTTTTGTCAAACCCACCTACCTACCCACCCTACTACCCACTGAGTCACAGCGGGATTTAGGGCGGCAGTTTGATTAATCAGCATACAATAATATAATCAAAACGGTAACCGCATAATTTAGATTGCCATTTAGATTTATTCTAAAGTGGGTTAATCTGATCTAACATTTTCATTTAGATTAGATTAATCCATCCAAGGAAAAAGTGTGCCCAGCTCATTGGCATGAGTTCAAGGGATAGTAACTGGTTCTGGGCCCTCCCTGAGAATAATTCTGGCACCAGGGGGCGTCCTTCATGTCGCACAGCTTATGTGGAGTAGAGCCTTCCCAGAGTTTAGATGAAATATTTCCTtcaggccgggctcggtggctcaagcctgtaatcccagcactttgggaggccgagacgggcggatcacgaggtcaagagatcgagaccatcctggataatacggtgaaaccccgtctctactaaaaaatacaaaaaaaacctagccgggcaaggtggcgggcgcctgtagtcccagctacttgggaggctgaggctggagaatggcgtaagcccgggaggcggagcttgcagtgagctgagatccggccaccgcactccagcctgggctacagagcgagactccgtctcaaaaaaaaaaaaaaaaaaaaaaaaagaaatatttccttcAAAACAGTCACCCTTGCTTGCTCTCAGTTTATTTATTTCAACACTCTCAGTTGCAGGGATAAGTAGAGTGGTGAAAAGAGACCAGGGGTTTTAGACTCAAAGGCCTCCGGGGCCAGGCAGGTAAGTAGGATCAAGGAGCGCAAACAGCCAAGTGTGATGTAATGGGGTGGACTGGGGGCTGGAGTAAGAACTATGGGCTGCAGTAGCCGCTCACCTCCCGCCCGTTGTGCTAGATCTTTTTCAAGAGTGCCAGGAAATGTAGGTGTTTACATAAaatctcttgatttttaaatactgccaataaattgattttttttttttttttttgagacagagtctcactttgtcactgaggctggagtgcagtggcactgtgtcggctcactgcaacctccgtctcctgggttcaagcaattctcctgcctcagcctcccgggtagctgggattacaggcatccaccaccacccctggctagttttttaaaacatttttagtagagacgaggtttcaccatggtggctggctttttttttttttgtgagactgagtctagctctgccacccaggctggaatgcaatggcacgatctcggctcactgcaacctctgcctcccaggttcaaacgattctcctgcctcagcctcctgagtagctgggattacaggcacacaccaccacacccagataatttttgtatttttagtagagatgaggttttactgttttggccaggctggtctcgaactcctgacctcgtgatccgcatgccttggtctcccaaagtgctgggattacaagcgtgagccactattCCCAacatggctggtcttgaactcctgacctcaggtgatccacttgcctcggcctcccaaagtgctgggattacaggaatgaattGAAGTTTTGATAAAACGCTGTGCAAGCCAGAGAAAAATATGCATGCCCATGGACTGCTGGTTTATGTCCCCGACAGTCAGGGTCACTGCCCTTGTGGAGTTGAAGGCCAGTGGGAGAGAGAGCCACTAAACAAATAATAAGATAATGAGGCTGGGTGCtatggcttaggcctgtaatcccagcactttgagaggctgaggtgggcggatcacctgaggtcaggagctcaagaacagcctggccaatatggtgaaaccctgtctctactaaaaatacaaaaattagctgagtgtggtggcgcatgcccgtagtcccagctactcagaaggctgaggcatgataattgtttgaacccgggaagaggaggctgcagtgagccgagatggcgccattgcattccagcctgggcgacagagcaagactctgtctcaaaaaaaaagacaatgacagATTGTGAGAGGTGCCAAAAAGGAGATAAACAGGGTGATGTGACAGGGCCAGCCTCCTTCAGATGGggtggtcagagaaggcctctGGGGAGGCAGCATTCCAGCTGACGGAGGGTAGGAAGGAGTCCATTGTGGGACAGGGCACGTGCCTGCCAGAGGAAAAACTCTGTAGGAGGAGATGCTAGGTGTAcctgatatatatgtgtgtgtgtgtgtgtgtgtgtgtgtgtgtgtatatttgtgtgtatatatgtatttgtgtgtatatatatatttgagagtgtgtgtgtatatatatatatttgcgtatttgcgtgtgtgtgtgtgtgtgtgtgtatatagacaaagtctcactctgtcacccagactggctggaatgcagtggcatgatcatggcttactgcagcctcaacctacggAGCttaagcgatccccctgccttggcctcccaaagtgctgggattacaggcaggagcccaTGTGCCTGGCCTGATACTTTGTTTTGATTCTATATTTACTAAGTAAACTTGATTAATAGTTTGGTCTCCTTGACATCAGGAGGGAGGAACCATGGCTAGGTCATGGGCATCCCAGTCTCATGGTCATACCCGTTTGAGAAGCTAAGGACCCAGCCTGCCAACTTGGGAACCTTTATACTGACAGACTTGGTTCTGCTGGAAAGGGTTTGGGGAGAgagtttgaatgaatgaattggaaCTGTCCTTCCCAGTGTGCACGCAATATTTTgtcatactgaaatattttttgagacagaatctcgctttgttgtccaggctgtagtgaagtggtgcaatctcagctcactgcaaccttcgcctcctgagttcaagctatgcttctgcctcagcctcccgagtacctgagattgcaggcaggtgccaccatgcctggctaatttttgtatttttggtagagatgggttttaccacgttgcccaggctggtcttgaactcctgacctcaagtgatctgcccgcctcggcctcccaaagtgttgggattacaggcgtgagccaccacacccagccacaactcagttctttttttttttttttcccgagacagggtctggctttgtcacttaggctggagtgcagtggtgccattatagcttactgcagacttgaactcctaggctcaagtgatcttctgcctcagcctcctgagtacctgggactacagcatgcgccactatggccagctaatttttaaaattgttggtagagttgaggtctcactatgttgcccaggctggtcttgaactcctagactcaagtaatcctttacctcggcctcccaaagtgctgggatgagccaccacatcaggcctGAGACTCAGTTCTTGACTTGCCACCAGCTTTGTGGGTGACCTGGTTTACCTCTTGGCTTCAGTCGTATGTCCTGTAAAAGGAGCCCTGGGTGATCTCTTCCTGGGTCTAAAGTCTGAAGCGCTGTTCTCCCAAGTTGGGAGCATTTCCAGAAGGGTCTTCCAAAGTCCACCTTCCAGTGTGGGAGTTTACCCCAGCCCCAGGAGCCTGAGGAGTAATCATGGAGGCAGGAGTAATTAGTTTGAAAGTGACATGTGTGCCTGCTGTTAATGCTGGCTTCTTTATTACTGTGCTCTGAGGTGCTGTCACCTGGGCAGCCAAGGGCAGGGTACaaagcacaggctctggagtgtCTGTATCTGAATATCTTCtccatcttgttgcccaggcaattTGGCCCCTCTCAGCCTGCATTTTCTCCTCTGTACGACAGAGACAGTAATGCCCTTCTCATAGGCTGTTAAGGGGATTTAAAGAGGAGACTATGTACAGCTGGATAAAAATGTACAGTTATGAAACCACTAAACAGATTATGCCAGTTTCccagaggagaagggagagagagagcctcCGAGAGCAGTGGGGGACAGGAGGGAGCCCCTTTGAATGAGGATGAGATGGAGGTGGGCACCTCTCCATGATGATCTCCTTGGGATGTGACAAGGGCATGGCTGTGTGGGACACCTTGGGACCCTTGACCTCAATAAGATTCTCCAAGGCCGCCAGCGTGGCACAGAAGCAGCAGAATCTCCCTCCAGGAAGGGATTGCATCCTCTGAGAAAATAGACATCTCCATGGTAACCAAGGCAGATAGATGATCTGGTCCAGGGGCTCCTTGTAGCTCTGGTGCTCTAGAAAACCCCGTGAGTGAGAGAATCCTGGGGAGGGCTGGAGCCCCTGTCATATCCAAGGCTGGATTTCTGAGCAGCCCAGTGGGATGTTAATTGGCAAGGATCTCACTTGATTTAAAGAAAGTCCAATTAATGCCATATTTCTTGCATTCCTTATTTGGGACCTACCACCCACGTACATAAGTGACTAGAATAGttccccctcccctgctcccaTGCACATAGACGGTTCCAGTGAATGAAGGCTGCTATTCTTTCCACTTGGAGAAGGAGGGAGACCCGTGCCTGCTGCAGCTTGATCTGCAGCCTGCACAGGGTAATGATGAGATGTGCAGGTCAGGCATCAGCCGGGGTTCTGCTGGCAATACAtcacttcttcatttatttttatttatttattttttttttgagacggagtctcgctctgtcacccaggctggagtgcagtggcgcaatctcggctcactgcaagctccgcctcccaggttcacgccattctcctacctcagcctcccgagtagctgggactacaggcgcccgccactgcgcccggctaatttttttctattttttagtagagacggggtttcaccatggtctcgatctcctgaccttgtgatccgcccgcctcggcctcccaaagtgctgggattacaggcgtgagccaccgcgcccggccaatacatCACTTCTTCAAACCTGCCTAGGGTAGATGCTGGGAAGGGACGTGggggaacctttttttttttttttttttttgagatattgtctcactctgtctcccaggctggagtacagtggcatgatcttggctcactgcaacctctgcctcccgggttcaagcgattctcctgcttcagcctcctgagtagctggcattacaggtgcccaccaccacgcctggcaaatttttgtatttttagtagagacgggggttcaccatgttggtcaggctggtcttgaactcctgacctcaagtgatccgcctgcctcagcctcccaaagtgttgggattacaggcgtgagccaccacgccacgCCTGGCCTGACATGGGGAAACCTTATGGGGTGCTGGAAATGACCTTCCTCTTGATCCAGGTGGCAAAAATCTATTGAGCTATACCCTTATGGCTAGagcgtgtgttgtgtgtgtgtgtggcggttATATTTTATCCCCACCTCCCAACCCGGTcagcctttcttcttcttctcactTTCTCTTCCCTTGCCAGGGACCCACTTATGCCAACCCACAACGGAGACTTGGCTGAGTTCCTCTTTGCCTCTTTGCTGGCAGAGCATCTGCCTTCCCCATCCTGCTTCCCACTCCTTCCCCTcctgtctttccttttctttcagggAGTCCTGCATGAGCTCCTATAGATTGGGGGAAACTTCATTTAGGAAGGGAGATAAAGGCCAGAGCCCTTGGTTCCTCTCTCTTGGGCAGGGCCATCCAGGTTGGCCCAACAGCGGACTCAActgctgaggcaggtgggagaGGATAGAAAGTGCAGCCTGGGCCCATGGAGGAGGTGGGGAAGGCCAGGCCTGGCATCTGGCCTCTAGGAGCTCACAGCCTAGCGAGGGTTCAGACACCGCTGCAAAGAACCAGGGGCCCAGGAAGCGTGGAGGAGGTGCCAGGCACAGGTGCACAGCGGGGTCCCGTGTTCTGACCGGGCACTGGAGGAGGTGTTCTCTAGCTGAGGGCGGGTGGACGTTCCAGATGGAGGGAGGAGCATTAGACATGTTTGATGGCAATCAGTTCCGATCTGGCCCCTTTCCTGGGACAAGCTCACAGGTATGTTTGGGTGGAGCAGTCTGCCTTGGACCCAAGCATAGGTCCTCTAGCCCTCCTTTTATTtcgtttcattttattttttaaactagtgTAACTCATACAAGGACTGTCTCCAAGAGTTCATCCAGCGGTAATTGAGCAGCAAGACTCATCAAGTCCTTCCCTTTCACTGTGAGAGGACAGGAAGAAATGCAGAGAGGGCTGGTGCCGTGTGGTGACAGCCCTCACCAGTTGGGACTCCCTGCTCCTCCCCTTTCAGCCACACCTCTGCACACCCCCCAACACTCAGCTGTCCCCAGTGTGCAGCTCTGGCCCCAAGCACGTGTCACCTGGAGGTGCCTCTCTGGGCAGCCTCCCCTCTCCTCTGCACCCACCGATCTTCCCCAAATTAAATCTAACTCTCAAAGGGCCACAGCAGCCACAAGCCAGTCTGAATGAGGATGCACTCTAAGTGTGAAAACACGCAGGGCTCTGAAGAATGAGCATGAAAAAAACCTGTAAAGTCTCACAGTGCTTTTTATTATActgattaatttatttacttattttgagttggagttttgctcttgttgcccaggctggagtgcaaaggtgtgatctcggctcactgcagcctctgcctccctggttcaagtgattcttctgtgtcacccgagtagctaggattacaggcgttcaccactgtgcccggctaatttttgtatttttagtagaaatggggtttcaccatgttggccaggctggtctcgaactcctgacctcgtgatttgcccgccttgacctcccaaagtgcggggattacaggcgtgagccaccactctcggcctgttgtttttgagacagatcttgctctgttgggctggagtgcaatggtgccatctcagctcactgcaaccctgcctcctgggttcaagtgattctgctgcctcagcctcctgagtagctgagattacaggtgcacaccacctaattagcccggctaatttttgtttgtagaaacagggtttcagcatgttggccagactggtctcaaactcctctgcTCAAGccattcctgtgcctcagcctcccaaattgctgggattacaggtgtgagccaccgtgcccagccttcacaATACTTTTTTTTGAATTACTTAATTAAAAGATGACTATTTTGGAtctattatgttaaataaaatatattaagttaatttcacctgttttttttttaactttaaagaaaCGTGGCTCCTGGGAGATTTTAAGTTGCTTGTGTGGTGTGCGTTCCATTCCTACTGGACAGCGCTGCTCAGCAGGATGCTAGACCGACGCGAGCCTGCTGGCACACACACGGCAGGCCCTAGTCACAGGAACGGCTGTT is part of the Chlorocebus sabaeus isolate Y175 chromosome 16, mChlSab1.0.hap1, whole genome shotgun sequence genome and encodes:
- the EIF1 gene encoding eukaryotic translation initiation factor 1; translated protein: MSAIQNLHSFDPFADASKGDDLLPAGTEDYIHIRIQQRNGRKTLTTVQGIADDYDKKKLVKAFKKKFACNGTVIEHPEYGEVIQLQGDQRKNICQFLVEIGLAKDDQLKVHGF